A genomic region of Seriola aureovittata isolate HTS-2021-v1 ecotype China chromosome 21, ASM2101889v1, whole genome shotgun sequence contains the following coding sequences:
- the LOC130163000 gene encoding actin-binding LIM protein 1-like isoform X5, protein MKEKVLLTQDGCHQDPPSGKRVIQCFRCGEQCKGEVLRVQNNHFHIKCFTCKVCGCDLGQSGFFMKNGDYLCPLDFQRLHGTLCNNCGEFVEGEVVTVLGKTYHPACFACTICKQPFPAGDCVTFNGKDCLCQRCIRPVTPTPNDINHSSNCSGCGRDIKNGQALLALGGQWHLGCFKCKACRKVLSGEYISKDGVPYCERDYQIQFGVQCEACQRFITGKVLEAGDKHYHPSCARCSRCDKMFKEGEEMYLQGSTVWHPDCRDSSRTEDSYRPTRSSSESSCSRPGSCTPGSPGRTICAKVDNEIIDYRDLAAIPRVKAIYDIEHPDMISYKSVNDNSSALDNKGNRQDRQNPTESTGNESETTEESFEMRKCIPKSASHGPFGVHALYNRHSYTPTLSRSPQHFHRPGERSTQR, encoded by the exons ATGAAAGAGAAAG tgcTGCTCACTCAGGATGGCTGCCACCAAGACCCTCCGTCAGGAAAGCGGGTCATCCAGTGCTTCAGATGTGGGGAGCAATGCAAAGGAGAGGTGCTGCGAGTCCAGAACAATCACTTCCACATAAAGTGCTTTACCTGCAAAG tgTGTGGCTGTGACTTGGGTCAGAGCGGCTTCTTCATGAAGAATGGCGACTACCTCTGTCCGCTGGACTTCCAGAGGCTTCACGGCACCCTCTGCAACAACTGTGGGGAATTTGTGGAGGGAGAAGTGGTCACAGTCTTGGGGAAGACCTATCACCCAGCATGCTTTGCCTGCACCATTTGCAA gCAGCCCTTTCCTGCTGGGGATTGTGTCACCTTCAATGGAAAAGACTGCCTGTGTCAGCGATGTATTCGGCCTGTGACTCCCACTCCTAACGACATCAACCATTCCAGTA actgCAGTGGCTGTGGGAGAGACATCAAGAATGGCCAGGCTCTGTTAGCCCTCGGTGGCCAGTGGCACCTGGGCTGCTTCAAGTGCAAAGCCTGCAGGAAAGTGCTGAGCGGAGAATACATCAGCAA AGATGGTGTTCCTTATTGTGAGAGAGACTACCAGATTCAGTTTGGGGTGCAGTGTGAAGCATGTCAGAGGTTTATAACAGGGAAAGTCCTTGAG GCAGGGGACAAACATTATCACCCGAGTTGTGCAAGATGCAGCCGATGTGACAAAATGTtcaaagaaggagaagaaatgtATCTGCAAG GATCGACAGTCTGGCACCCGGactgcagagacagcagcagaacTGAGGACAGTTACAGG CCCACTAGATCCTCGTCTGAAAGCTCCTGTTCCCGGCCGGGCTCATGCACTCCAGGAAGTCCTGGTCGAACTATCTGT GCAAAAGTAGATAATGAGATCATTGATTACCGAGACTTAGCAGCAATTCCCAGAGTCAAGGCTATATATGATATAGAGCATCCTGATATGATATCCTATAAGTCTGTGAACGACAACTCCTCTGCTTTGGACAACAAAGGCAACAGACAGGACAGGCAAAACCCCACAGAG tcaacaggaaatgaatctgAAACCACAGAG GAGagttttgaaatgagaaaatgcaTACCAAAATCTGCAAGCCATGGACCTTTTGGAGTTCATGCTCTATACAATCGCCACAGCTACACCCCGACCCTGTCCAGATCACCGCAACACTTTCATAGGCCAGGTGAGAGGAGCACGCAGAG